TGGAAGTTGCACATCCCGTCGGCGTGTCGCTCCCCGACACGCCGAGTACGAGTCCGGGATCGTGCGATTTCAATGGAAATCGCACGTCTGATTTCCATTGAAATCGCGTAGCCGGAGGGCTCAGCCGGCGAGCTGGGCCTTGACGAGGGCCGCGACCTTGCCGCCTTCCGCGCGGCCCGCGGCCTTGGCGTTGGCGGCCTTCATGACCTGGCCCATCTGCTTCATGCCCGGGCGCTCGCCGAGTTCGGCCTCGACCTCGCCGATGGCGTCGGAGACCAGCTGCGCCAGCTCGTCGTCGCCCAGCGGCTTCGGCAGGTAGCGGCGCAGGATCTCCGCCTCGCGCTCCTCGGCGTCGGCCTGCTCCGCGCGCCCGGCGCCGCGGAACGCCTCGGCGGCCTCGTCGCGCTTCTTGGCCTCCTTGCTCACCACGCGCAGCACCTCCTCGTCGGAGAGCTCGCGCGCCTGCTTACCGGCCACCTCCTCCTTGCCGACCGCGGCCAGCGTCATCCGCAGCACGCCGGTGACGACGGTGTCGCGTTCCTTCATCGCGGCGGAGAGGTCCGCCCGCAGCTTGTCCTTGAGCTCGGCCATGTGTTGATTATCGCGCTGAGCGCGCACGCGGTCCGTCGCGGGCACGCGTGTCGTCGTAGGGTTGGTGGGGTGAAAAAGTTCGGGCGATTTCTGCTCAGCGCGAGCGCTCTCGGCGCCGCGACGGTCACCTACTCCGCCGCGATCGAACGGCGGCACTGGACGCTGCGGCAGGTCTCACTGCCGGTGCTCGACGAGGGCACTGCCCCGCTGCGGGTGCTGCACATCTCCGACCTGCACATGACGCCGAACCAGCGGTCCAAGCAGCGGTGGGTGTCCGAGCTGGTGGACCTCGACCCGGACCTGGTGGTCAACACCGGTGACAACCTCGCGCACCCGCAGGCGGTACCCGCGGCGCTGCGCGCGATGGGGC
This portion of the Saccharopolyspora antimicrobica genome encodes:
- a CDS encoding GatB/YqeY domain-containing protein, yielding MAELKDKLRADLSAAMKERDTVVTGVLRMTLAAVGKEEVAGKQARELSDEEVLRVVSKEAKKRDEAAEAFRGAGRAEQADAEEREAEILRRYLPKPLGDDELAQLVSDAIGEVEAELGERPGMKQMGQVMKAANAKAAGRAEGGKVAALVKAQLAG